A genome region from Chengkuizengella sp. SCS-71B includes the following:
- a CDS encoding RluA family pseudouridine synthase gives MLYDDIYENELIWKGTPDLDGIRIDKFLTDQFDGISRTQIQQWIKEGHVSVNNSSIKANYKIQDEDEIKLLAPAPTELEITAESIPLNVVYEDKHLIVVNKPRGMVVHPAPGNYSGTLVNALLAHCKDLSGINGILRPGIVHRIDKNTSGLLVSAKDDASHKGLSEQLKNHTVHRKYIAVVHGKLSHLQGTIDAPIGRNPNDRKSYMVTNKNSKKAVTHFVVLEQFKNYALLELRLETGRTHQIRVHMKFIGHHLVGDPTYGRNKGISMEGQALHAAELGFVHPITGENLMFKAPIPEDINHVIDKIRSQ, from the coding sequence ATGTTATATGATGACATCTATGAAAATGAATTAATTTGGAAAGGAACTCCTGATCTAGATGGAATAAGAATTGATAAATTTTTGACAGATCAGTTTGATGGTATATCCCGAACACAAATACAGCAATGGATCAAAGAAGGGCACGTTTCAGTTAACAATTCATCCATTAAAGCAAACTATAAAATACAAGATGAGGATGAAATTAAATTACTAGCTCCAGCTCCAACTGAGTTGGAAATTACTGCGGAATCTATTCCATTGAATGTTGTGTATGAAGATAAACATCTAATTGTAGTTAATAAACCTAGAGGTATGGTCGTACATCCTGCACCTGGAAATTATTCAGGAACTTTAGTGAATGCACTGTTAGCCCATTGTAAGGACTTATCAGGCATTAATGGGATATTGAGACCAGGAATTGTGCATCGTATTGATAAAAATACATCAGGTTTATTAGTTTCTGCAAAGGACGATGCAAGTCATAAAGGTTTATCTGAACAATTGAAAAATCATACTGTTCATCGAAAATATATTGCAGTTGTACATGGGAAGTTATCTCATTTACAAGGAACGATAGATGCACCGATTGGCAGAAATCCTAACGATCGTAAAAGTTATATGGTAACAAATAAAAACAGTAAAAAAGCAGTTACACATTTTGTTGTTTTGGAACAATTCAAAAATTATGCTTTATTGGAGTTAAGATTAGAAACAGGTCGTACTCATCAAATCAGAGTACATATGAAATTTATCGGTCATCATCTTGTGGGAGATCCTACATACGGACGAAATAAAGGAATATCAATGGAGGGACAAGCTTTACATGCTGCAGAGTTAGGCTTTGTCCATCCTATCACAGGGGAAAACTTAATGTTCAAAGCTCCCATACCTGAGGATATAAATCATGTGATTGACAAAATAAGAAGTCAATAA
- the lspA gene encoding signal peptidase II, with translation MRYYLIAFIMIILDQVSKWMIIKHLEIGDRISVIGEFFQITSHRNKGAAFGILQNKQWFFIIITIIIVAMVIWFLEQSKKENSPSLCVALSLILGGAIGNFIDRVRMGEVVDFLSFNFRFSLFGFEVDYPFAIFNIADSAIVVGAILAAVITFFSVKKGEV, from the coding sequence TTGAGGTATTATTTGATAGCCTTTATTATGATCATATTAGATCAGGTTTCTAAATGGATGATCATCAAGCATTTGGAAATAGGGGATCGTATATCTGTTATAGGAGAATTTTTTCAAATCACTTCTCATCGTAATAAAGGAGCGGCCTTTGGTATATTGCAGAATAAACAATGGTTTTTCATCATTATTACAATTATTATTGTAGCAATGGTTATTTGGTTTTTGGAACAGTCAAAAAAGGAAAATAGCCCCTCATTATGTGTTGCACTTAGTTTAATATTAGGTGGAGCAATTGGGAATTTTATTGATAGGGTAAGAATGGGTGAAGTCGTTGACTTTTTAAGTTTTAACTTTAGATTTTCTTTATTTGGTTTTGAAGTAGACTATCCCTTTGCCATTTTTAACATTGCAGATTCAGCAATTGTTGTTGGCGCAATTTTAGCAGCAGTGATTACCTTTTTCAGTGTAAAGAAAGGTGAGGTTTAA
- a CDS encoding TraR/DksA C4-type zinc finger protein, protein MSGLNENQLNLLHQQLLQEKNNLQEQLKHNDHFGLSQPQKDSIGELSSYDNHPADLATETYERGKDIALNENVEYHLEDVVRALKNIENEQYGICITCGKNIPFERLQAVPTTQYCKEHSEGKHYSNDRPIEETFLNPPFGRTSLDEHDEQNQFDGEDAWQIVESWGTSDSPAMAEEREIHDFNHMYIESDENDGYVEPIESFLATNLYGNHTSVIRNVEYQKYMANGEGDHELEMN, encoded by the coding sequence ATGTCTGGCCTAAATGAAAATCAATTAAATTTGTTACATCAACAGCTTCTTCAAGAAAAAAACAATCTCCAAGAACAACTTAAGCATAACGATCACTTTGGTCTGTCCCAACCTCAAAAGGATAGCATTGGTGAATTATCAAGTTATGATAACCATCCGGCTGATTTAGCCACTGAGACTTATGAACGAGGAAAAGACATCGCTTTAAATGAAAATGTAGAATACCATTTAGAAGATGTTGTTAGAGCATTAAAAAATATTGAAAATGAACAGTATGGGATTTGTATTACCTGTGGAAAAAATATTCCCTTCGAGAGATTGCAGGCGGTTCCTACTACACAATATTGTAAAGAGCATTCTGAAGGAAAACATTATTCCAACGATAGACCTATTGAAGAAACCTTTTTAAACCCTCCATTTGGAAGAACTAGTTTAGATGAACATGATGAACAAAATCAATTTGATGGGGAAGATGCTTGGCAAATTGTAGAAAGTTGGGGAACATCAGATAGTCCAGCAATGGCAGAGGAACGAGAAATCCATGATTTTAACCATATGTATATTGAGTCGGATGAAAATGATGGGTATGTGGAACCCATTGAAAGCTTCTTAGCAACTAATTTATATGGTAATCATACATCTGTCATTCGAAATGTGGAATATCAAAAATATATGGCAAATGGTGAAGGAGATCATGAATTAGAAATGAATTAA
- the ileS gene encoding isoleucine--tRNA ligase has product MDYGKTLNLPQTDFPMRGNLPKAEPNIQKWWEEINIYEKVQKNQEGKPVFILHDGPPYANGDTHIGHALNKVLKDIIVRYKTMQGFNAPYVPGWDTHGLPIEAAIAKKGKVDRKKLSISEFRDYCKDYALNWVGKQKDQFKRLGIRGDWDHPYLTLQPEYEAEQIRVFGEMVKKGYIYKGLKCVYWSPSSESALAEAEIEYHDKKSPSIYVAFQVKDGKGILPEDASIVIWTTTPWTLPANLGISLHPEFDYVMVDVKGKKYVVAEGLLESLKNELNWDSLSIIDQFKGNELENITCLHPFYDRESLVMLGEHVTLEAGTGCVHTAPGHGEDDFEIGAKYGLDVLCPVDDQGKFTKEAPGFEGLFYDKANKIITEKLEASGHLLKLEFMQHQYPHDWRTKKPVIYRATEQWFASIDKFRDVMLEEIKNVKWTPEWGETRLHNMIRDRGDWCISRQRTWGVPIPIFYCKSCNHELLNDQTINFVADVFAKEGSNAWFIKDENELMIEGTTCPSCGHHEFKKETDIMDVWFDSGSSHQSVLEAREDLRYPADLYLEGSDQYRGWFNSSLITSVAVNGVAPYKEVLSHGFTLDGDGRKMSKSLGNTVDPIKVSNQLGAEILRLWVSSVDYQADQRISDNILKQTSEVYRKIRNTLRFFLGNLTGFNPATDQVSFDQLSELDQFALIRLNKMLEKVTGAYDKYDLNIVYQSVHHFCSVEMSAFYLDIVKDTLYVNDLNDPKRKAVQTVLYETLVVIAKLIAPILPHTADEVWKFIPDVQLESVQLADFPVVNTDVFDEKLEHKWNQFMEIREEVFKKLEEARKDKIIGNSLAAALDLYPNSTTAELLKQFPNLNELFIVSAVSIQEPSEIEEIIQVKVSVAEGDKCERCWMVTTDVGEESAHPTLCKRCASIIG; this is encoded by the coding sequence ATGGATTATGGAAAAACATTAAACTTACCGCAAACAGATTTTCCGATGCGTGGTAACCTTCCAAAGGCAGAACCCAATATTCAAAAATGGTGGGAAGAAATTAATATTTACGAGAAAGTGCAGAAAAATCAAGAAGGTAAACCAGTATTTATATTACATGATGGTCCACCTTATGCAAATGGTGATACACATATTGGCCATGCTTTAAATAAAGTTTTAAAAGATATTATTGTTCGATACAAAACGATGCAAGGTTTTAATGCTCCGTATGTTCCTGGTTGGGATACACATGGATTACCGATTGAAGCAGCGATAGCTAAAAAAGGAAAAGTGGATCGTAAAAAATTAAGCATTTCCGAGTTTAGAGATTATTGTAAAGATTATGCTTTGAATTGGGTGGGAAAACAAAAAGATCAATTCAAGAGATTAGGTATAAGAGGAGATTGGGATCATCCTTACCTCACATTACAACCTGAATATGAAGCTGAGCAAATTCGTGTATTTGGGGAAATGGTGAAGAAAGGTTATATCTATAAAGGTTTAAAATGTGTTTATTGGTCTCCTTCTTCTGAAAGTGCTTTAGCTGAGGCAGAAATTGAATATCACGACAAGAAGTCGCCTTCCATTTATGTAGCATTTCAAGTAAAGGATGGGAAAGGAATTTTACCAGAGGATGCGTCTATAGTAATTTGGACAACGACGCCTTGGACATTGCCAGCAAACCTAGGAATTTCATTGCATCCTGAATTTGATTATGTAATGGTTGATGTTAAAGGGAAAAAATATGTTGTTGCTGAAGGTTTATTAGAGTCATTAAAGAACGAACTGAACTGGGACTCTTTGAGTATAATTGATCAATTTAAAGGGAATGAACTTGAAAATATCACATGTTTACATCCTTTCTACGACCGTGAATCTTTAGTCATGCTTGGTGAGCATGTTACTTTAGAAGCAGGTACAGGTTGCGTTCATACTGCCCCCGGGCATGGTGAAGACGACTTTGAGATCGGAGCAAAGTATGGACTAGATGTCCTTTGCCCAGTTGATGATCAAGGGAAATTTACAAAAGAAGCTCCAGGATTTGAAGGATTATTTTATGATAAAGCAAATAAAATCATTACAGAAAAGCTAGAAGCTTCTGGTCATTTATTAAAATTGGAATTTATGCAGCATCAATATCCTCACGATTGGAGAACAAAAAAACCAGTTATTTATCGAGCAACAGAGCAGTGGTTTGCTTCTATCGATAAGTTTAGAGACGTGATGCTTGAAGAAATTAAAAATGTAAAGTGGACGCCAGAATGGGGGGAGACCCGCCTTCACAATATGATCCGAGATCGTGGAGATTGGTGTATTTCACGACAAAGAACATGGGGAGTACCTATCCCTATTTTCTATTGTAAAAGTTGTAATCATGAGTTATTAAATGATCAAACGATTAATTTCGTTGCAGATGTGTTTGCTAAAGAAGGTTCTAATGCTTGGTTCATCAAGGATGAAAATGAATTAATGATTGAAGGCACAACATGTCCTTCATGTGGTCATCATGAGTTTAAAAAAGAGACTGATATTATGGATGTTTGGTTTGATTCAGGATCTAGCCATCAATCTGTATTAGAAGCTAGAGAAGACCTAAGATACCCAGCAGATTTATATTTAGAAGGATCTGACCAATATCGTGGATGGTTTAATTCATCTTTAATTACAAGCGTGGCCGTTAATGGTGTTGCACCATATAAAGAAGTGCTTAGCCATGGTTTCACTTTAGATGGTGATGGACGTAAAATGTCTAAATCATTAGGGAATACTGTTGATCCGATCAAAGTAAGTAATCAATTAGGAGCTGAAATCCTACGTCTATGGGTATCTTCAGTAGATTACCAAGCTGATCAAAGAATTTCAGACAATATTTTAAAACAAACATCTGAAGTCTATAGAAAAATTAGAAATACGTTGAGATTTTTCTTAGGAAATTTAACAGGCTTTAATCCGGCAACAGATCAAGTCTCTTTTGATCAATTGAGTGAATTAGATCAGTTTGCCCTTATTCGTTTAAATAAAATGTTGGAAAAAGTTACTGGTGCATATGATAAATACGATCTTAACATTGTATATCAATCTGTACATCATTTTTGTTCAGTTGAAATGAGTGCTTTTTATTTAGATATCGTAAAAGATACTTTGTATGTCAATGATTTAAATGATCCAAAACGAAAAGCAGTGCAAACCGTATTGTATGAGACCTTAGTTGTGATAGCAAAATTAATTGCACCAATCTTACCTCATACAGCAGATGAAGTGTGGAAGTTCATTCCAGACGTTCAGTTGGAAAGTGTACAATTAGCAGACTTTCCAGTCGTTAATACAGATGTGTTTGATGAAAAACTTGAACATAAGTGGAATCAATTTATGGAAATTCGTGAGGAAGTATTTAAAAAATTAGAAGAAGCTCGGAAAGATAAAATTATTGGTAATTCTTTAGCTGCTGCATTGGATTTATATCCAAATTCAACTACTGCAGAACTTCTCAAGCAATTTCCTAATTTAAACGAATTATTTATCGTTTCGGCTGTATCTATTCAAGAACCGAGTGAAATTGAAGAAATTATCCAAGTGAAGGTTTCAGTGGCTGAGGGAGATAAATGTGAGCGTTGTTGGATGGTTACTACAGATGTAGGTGAGGAATCAGCTCATCCAACTCTATGTAAAAGGTGTGCATCAATTATAGGATAA
- a CDS encoding DivIVA domain-containing protein translates to MSLTPLDIHNREFSKTFRGYDEDEVNEFLQQIIKDYEALIRENKDLKEEVGAIKEKLEHFSNIEDTLSQTIIVAQNTADELKSNSKKEAELIIRESEKNADRIINESLAKSRKIALDNEELKKQASIYRTRFRSLLEAQLEMLNDQSWEWDSLEKDSNHTIDYLSDEKISKVE, encoded by the coding sequence ATGTCACTAACACCATTAGATATACATAACAGAGAATTTTCTAAAACATTTCGCGGATATGATGAAGACGAAGTAAATGAGTTTCTGCAACAGATCATCAAAGATTATGAAGCACTTATTCGTGAAAATAAAGATCTGAAAGAAGAAGTAGGGGCAATTAAAGAAAAATTAGAACACTTTTCTAATATTGAAGATACATTAAGTCAAACGATTATCGTCGCCCAAAATACTGCAGATGAATTAAAATCAAATTCTAAAAAAGAAGCTGAACTCATTATAAGAGAGTCAGAGAAAAATGCGGATCGTATCATAAATGAATCATTAGCTAAATCAAGAAAAATCGCACTTGATAATGAGGAATTAAAAAAACAAGCGTCTATTTATCGTACAAGATTCCGCTCTTTATTAGAAGCACAATTAGAAATGTTAAATGATCAGAGTTGGGAATGGGATTCTCTAGAGAAGGACTCAAACCATACTATAGATTATTTATCAGATGAGAAAATTTCAAAAGTTGAATAG
- a CDS encoding RNA-binding protein, producing MKTSIYEHFHADERTFVDKVFDWITRTEERHITKLTDFLDPRQAYILETMINSNLNVQHLLFGGYEDAERKRALIVPDYMMTQKDEIPIQVLSIRSDDDKFSKLNHGDFLGAILGLGIKREKIGDLHLLKDQCQCIVAEEIIDYVNLHLHQVHRVHVSTDIVPLVQLKPIPVEMDESFITIPSLRLDSIISDAVKMSRSKILPFIKTGKCKVNWKVEEDPSKVLNEGDVISLKGFGRFKIISIEGKTKKGNIRLKIGKYI from the coding sequence ATGAAAACATCAATATACGAACACTTTCATGCAGATGAGCGCACCTTTGTTGATAAAGTTTTTGATTGGATCACTAGAACAGAAGAGCGACATATTACAAAATTGACTGATTTTCTTGATCCTAGACAAGCTTATATTTTAGAAACAATGATCAATTCAAATTTAAATGTTCAACATTTGTTATTTGGGGGATATGAAGACGCTGAAAGAAAGAGAGCTTTAATTGTCCCAGATTATATGATGACCCAGAAAGATGAAATTCCGATTCAAGTGCTTTCTATACGTTCTGATGATGATAAATTTTCAAAGTTAAACCATGGGGATTTTTTAGGAGCAATATTAGGTCTTGGAATAAAAAGAGAAAAAATAGGGGATTTGCATTTATTAAAGGATCAATGCCAATGTATCGTTGCTGAAGAAATTATTGATTATGTAAATTTACATTTACATCAAGTTCACAGAGTGCATGTAAGTACCGACATTGTTCCCCTAGTACAATTAAAGCCGATTCCAGTTGAAATGGATGAAAGTTTTATAACAATTCCTTCACTACGTTTAGACAGTATTATTAGCGATGCAGTAAAAATGAGTAGATCAAAAATATTACCGTTTATAAAAACAGGTAAGTGCAAAGTGAATTGGAAAGTAGAGGAAGATCCTTCAAAAGTTTTAAATGAAGGAGATGTTATATCTTTAAAAGGTTTTGGTCGTTTTAAAATTATAAGCATAGAAGGAAAAACAAAAAAAGGCAACATTCGATTAAAAATAGGAAAATACATTTGA
- a CDS encoding YggT family protein, producing the protein MSIEQIIGSILNIYIYMIIAYVLLSWVPNARDSFIGELLGKVVEPYLSIFRKIIPPIGGMIDISPIIALIALQFAASGLASVIAFLFGG; encoded by the coding sequence TTGAGTATTGAACAAATAATCGGAAGCATTTTGAATATTTATATTTATATGATTATTGCTTACGTATTATTATCATGGGTCCCTAATGCAAGAGATAGCTTCATAGGGGAATTGTTGGGGAAAGTTGTAGAGCCTTATTTATCCATATTCAGAAAAATTATTCCTCCAATCGGTGGTATGATTGATATTTCTCCAATAATTGCGTTAATTGCATTGCAATTTGCAGCGTCTGGATTAGCTAGTGTCATTGCATTTTTATTTGGTGGGTAA
- a CDS encoding cell division protein SepF gives MGVIHKFLDFFGLQEEEVVKKETIIEEIDDDSFEDEKHSNTKNAKNNVVSIHSNKNSRVVLNEPRTYEETQEIANHIKSRRAVIVNLQRVRSDQAMRIVDFLSGTVYALNGSISKIGSNIFLCTPDSVEIEGSITELLKEDIEERNR, from the coding sequence ATGGGAGTTATTCATAAATTTTTAGATTTTTTTGGTTTACAAGAAGAAGAAGTTGTAAAAAAAGAAACGATAATTGAGGAAATTGATGATGACTCATTTGAAGATGAGAAGCATTCCAATACAAAAAATGCAAAAAATAATGTTGTTAGTATCCATTCAAACAAAAATAGTCGTGTGGTTTTAAATGAACCTCGTACTTATGAGGAAACTCAAGAAATTGCTAATCATATAAAGTCACGAAGAGCAGTTATCGTGAACTTACAGCGTGTTCGTTCTGATCAAGCTATGCGTATAGTGGACTTTTTGAGTGGAACGGTTTATGCTTTAAATGGTAGTATATCAAAAATCGGTAGTAATATATTTTTATGCACACCTGACAGTGTAGAAATTGAAGGTTCAATTACCGAATTATTGAAAGAAGATATAGAAGAAAGGAACAGGTGA
- a CDS encoding YggS family pyridoxal phosphate-dependent enzyme, translating into MDLQERIQHIESRIQAACNRSNRNRKDVEIIAVTKYVSLKTAEKAVEFGCKHIGENRWPDAEEKVSVLATKSTMHFIGHLQSKKVKHIIGKFPYIHSIDRISLAKEIEKQALIQDVNVNCFIQVNVSGEESKYGVSPDELYSLAESLTPYKHLNVVGLMTMAPFEEDKEKTRPIFRELKRLKDRLNEKQIFNYNISHLSMGMSNDFEIAIEEGATFIRLGSQLVGKE; encoded by the coding sequence TTGGATTTACAAGAAAGAATTCAACACATAGAATCACGTATACAAGCAGCATGTAATAGATCAAATCGGAACAGAAAAGATGTAGAGATCATAGCTGTAACCAAGTATGTATCCTTGAAGACTGCAGAGAAAGCAGTTGAATTTGGTTGTAAACACATTGGGGAGAATAGATGGCCAGATGCAGAGGAGAAAGTGAGTGTACTAGCCACAAAATCAACCATGCATTTTATTGGACATTTGCAGTCTAAAAAAGTGAAACATATCATCGGGAAGTTTCCATATATTCATTCCATTGATCGAATTTCTTTAGCTAAAGAAATTGAAAAACAAGCATTAATCCAAGATGTAAATGTCAATTGTTTTATTCAAGTAAACGTTTCTGGTGAAGAGTCCAAATATGGAGTATCACCTGATGAACTATATTCGTTAGCTGAAAGCCTAACACCATATAAACATCTAAATGTCGTCGGATTGATGACAATGGCTCCATTTGAAGAAGATAAAGAAAAAACAAGGCCTATTTTTAGAGAATTAAAAAGATTAAAGGATCGTTTAAATGAAAAACAAATATTTAATTACAATATAAGTCATCTTTCAATGGGGATGTCAAATGATTTTGAAATTGCTATTGAAGAAGGAGCTACTTTTATTCGTTTAGGTTCACAATTGGTTGGAAAAGAGTGA
- the pgeF gene encoding peptidoglycan editing factor PgeF → MEPFVKVTEAQKPTLLYLSKWMEQYPQLSAGFTTRVGGVSKEYFASLNCGLHVNDSQEDVVTNREMVAEAIGFSFDTVTCANQVHGDQIAVITQSEKGRGRFSQEDSIPFKDALITNEPNICLISFYADCVPLYFFDPVQQVIGIAHAGWKGTYLEIAEKTINKMNEEYGSKPENILAAIGPSIGDCCYEVDKRIINHFANNQYFYSSIQHKGNDKYTLNLKEMNRQIMLKAGISPTHIEMTQYCTGCFTELFYSHRIEKGLTGRMMSWIGLKER, encoded by the coding sequence ATGGAGCCTTTTGTCAAAGTTACTGAAGCGCAAAAACCTACTTTATTGTACTTGTCTAAATGGATGGAGCAATATCCTCAACTATCTGCAGGTTTCACTACAAGAGTAGGAGGAGTAAGTAAAGAATATTTTGCATCTTTAAACTGTGGTTTACATGTAAATGATAGTCAAGAAGATGTTGTTACTAATCGTGAAATGGTAGCAGAAGCGATTGGGTTTTCATTTGATACAGTGACTTGTGCAAACCAAGTTCATGGTGATCAAATAGCAGTCATAACGCAAAGTGAAAAAGGAAGAGGGAGATTCTCACAAGAAGATTCGATACCTTTCAAAGACGCTTTAATTACAAATGAACCAAATATTTGTTTAATTTCATTTTATGCAGACTGTGTGCCTCTTTATTTTTTTGATCCTGTACAACAAGTGATAGGTATTGCGCATGCTGGATGGAAGGGTACATACTTAGAAATTGCTGAAAAAACGATTAACAAAATGAATGAAGAATACGGAAGTAAACCTGAAAATATTTTAGCTGCAATCGGACCTTCCATTGGAGATTGCTGTTATGAAGTAGATAAACGAATCATCAATCATTTTGCAAATAATCAATACTTTTATTCTTCAATTCAACATAAGGGGAATGATAAATATACACTTAATTTAAAAGAAATGAATCGGCAGATTATGCTGAAGGCGGGTATTTCACCAACTCATATTGAAATGACTCAATATTGTACTGGCTGTTTCACGGAACTATTTTATTCTCATCGAATAGAAAAGGGTTTGACAGGGCGAATGATGAGTTGGATTGGACTAAAGGAGAGGTAA
- a CDS encoding YlmC/YmxH family sporulation protein, which produces MKISDFQTKDVINIVDGKKLGSVSDLELDLRQGKIDSIVVPSQGKFFGLFSGDNEVVIPWRNIVKIGMDVVLVKLDDTRAYRAPDDEGEYYHNY; this is translated from the coding sequence ATGAAAATATCTGACTTCCAAACTAAGGATGTTATCAACATAGTGGATGGCAAAAAACTTGGTTCGGTTAGTGACTTAGAGTTAGACCTTAGACAAGGTAAAATTGATTCTATTGTTGTTCCGAGTCAAGGGAAATTTTTTGGATTATTTAGTGGGGATAATGAGGTTGTTATACCATGGAGAAATATAGTTAAAATCGGAATGGATGTTGTGCTTGTAAAACTTGACGACACTAGGGCATATCGAGCACCTGATGATGAAGGAGAGTATTATCACAACTATTGA
- the sigG gene encoding RNA polymerase sporulation sigma factor SigG — translation MTRNKVEICGVDTAKLPVLKNAEMRELFVQLQTHNEISAREKLVNGNLRLVLSVIQRFNNRGEFVDDLFQVGCIGLMKAIDNFDLSQNVRFSTYAVPMIIGEIRRYLRDNNPIRVSRSLRDIAYKALQVRDSLTNQNNREPTIFEISEVLNVPKEDVVFALDAIQDPVSLFEPIYHDGGDPIYVMDQISDDNNKDVSWIEEIALREAMRKLNDREKMILSMRFFEGKTQMEVAEEIGISQAQVSRLEKTAISQMQKHVKTYEN, via the coding sequence TTGACTCGAAACAAAGTTGAGATCTGTGGTGTTGACACCGCAAAGCTTCCAGTATTGAAAAATGCAGAAATGAGGGAATTATTCGTACAGTTACAGACTCACAATGAAATTTCAGCAAGAGAAAAATTAGTCAATGGCAATTTAAGATTAGTTTTAAGTGTCATTCAAAGGTTTAATAATCGAGGAGAGTTTGTCGATGATTTATTTCAAGTGGGATGCATTGGGCTAATGAAAGCAATTGACAACTTTGATTTAAGTCAAAATGTTAGATTTTCAACCTATGCTGTTCCCATGATTATTGGAGAAATTCGTCGGTATCTTAGGGACAATAACCCGATTAGAGTATCACGTTCACTTCGTGATATAGCCTATAAAGCTTTACAAGTTAGAGATAGTTTAACAAATCAAAACAACAGAGAACCTACTATATTTGAAATTTCTGAGGTACTGAATGTTCCTAAAGAAGATGTCGTATTTGCTTTAGATGCAATTCAAGATCCTGTATCCTTATTTGAGCCTATATATCATGATGGAGGAGATCCAATTTATGTTATGGATCAAATAAGTGACGATAACAATAAAGATGTTTCTTGGATTGAAGAAATCGCTTTAAGAGAAGCAATGAGAAAGTTAAATGATAGGGAAAAAATGATTCTTTCAATGAGGTTTTTTGAAGGAAAAACACAAATGGAGGTAGCAGAAGAAATCGGGATTTCTCAAGCACAAGTATCACGATTGGAAAAAACAGCAATATCACAAATGCAAAAGCATGTTAAAACTTACGAGAATTAG
- the sigE gene encoding RNA polymerase sporulation sigma factor SigE → MLSKWRFVLQIYIFKVLFLLGYKNDEIYYIGGSEALPPPLSREEEEVLLKKLSSGDAAIRAMLIERNLRLVVYIARKFENTGINIEDLVSIGAIGLIKAVNTFDPTKKIKLATYASRCIENEILMYLRRNNKVRTEISFDEPLNIDWDGNELLLSDVMGTENDVIYRNIEEQVDRKLLKKALEKLSDREKVIMELRFGLADGEEKTQKDVADMLGISQSYISRLEKRIIKRLRKEFNKMV, encoded by the coding sequence ATGCTTTCTAAATGGAGATTCGTATTACAAATTTATATTTTTAAAGTTTTATTCTTATTAGGCTACAAAAATGATGAAATTTATTATATTGGTGGAAGTGAGGCTCTACCTCCACCTTTGAGCCGAGAAGAGGAGGAAGTTTTACTTAAAAAACTTTCTTCAGGAGATGCTGCTATTCGTGCTATGTTAATTGAAAGAAATTTGAGACTCGTTGTGTACATTGCAAGAAAATTCGAAAATACAGGGATCAATATAGAAGATTTGGTTTCCATTGGAGCTATCGGTTTAATTAAAGCAGTAAATACTTTTGATCCTACTAAAAAAATTAAATTGGCTACATATGCTTCACGATGTATTGAAAATGAAATTTTGATGTACCTTAGACGAAATAATAAAGTAAGAACTGAGATATCATTTGACGAACCTTTGAATATTGATTGGGATGGGAATGAATTATTATTATCCGATGTGATGGGTACAGAAAATGATGTCATTTACCGAAATATTGAAGAACAAGTTGATCGTAAGCTGCTAAAAAAGGCATTGGAAAAACTGTCTGATCGAGAAAAAGTAATTATGGAGCTGAGATTTGGTTTAGCGGATGGAGAAGAAAAAACTCAAAAAGATGTAGCAGATATGTTGGGCATTTCACAATCCTATATTTCAAGATTAGAGAAGAGAATTATTAAACGTTTGCGAAAAGAATTTAATAAAATGGTTTAA